The Microterricola viridarii nucleotide sequence GTCGACCCGGGCGAGATCGAGCGGATGATCGCCGCGCAGACGCTGTTCATCCTCAACCTGGCCGAGGCCGCCCGCGGCTGAGCACGCGCCGACCGCTCGGCGCAGAGGAGGGTGAGATGTCCGCTCCACCGGGCACGAAGAGGATGACGGTCCTCCAGGCGACGTTCATCGGCGTCGGCTCGATGGTCGGCGCCGGAATCTTCGCCCTGCTGGGCGCGGCGGGCGCGGTGGCGGGGTCGGCCGTCTGGCTGTCGTTCCTCATCGCCGGGATCATCGCCGCGCTGCAGGGCTACTCCTTCGCCAAGCTCGGCGCCCAGTATCCCTCCGGCGGCGGCATCCTCACCTTCCTCAGCCGCGGGTTCGGGGAGGGCCACCTGACCGGCATCGGCTCCTGGTTGTTCTTCTCCGCCGGGTCCATCGTCGTCGCCATGATCGCCTCCTCCTTCGGCAGCTACGCCAGCTCGGTCGTCGCCGACGGAGACCCGTTCTGGGCGAAGGTGCTGGCTGTGGCGCTGGTACTCGTGATGACGGGGCTGAACGCGGTCGGCCCGACAGCCGTCGCCCGCGTGCAGTCGGTCATCGTGATCGTGGTGCTCGGCATCCTGGTCGTCTTCGCGGCGGTGACCATCGCCACCTGGAACCCGGCGCTGCTCGCGCCGTCCGGTTATCCGGCGGTCCAGGAGATCGTCGCCAGCGTCGCACTCACGTTCTTCGCCTTCCTCGGCTTCGGTGTGATCACCTTCACCGCCAAGGACCTCCCCAACCCGGCCCGCCAGTTGCCCAGGGCCATCTACCTCGCCATCGCCATCGCCACGACAATCTACGTCGCCGTCTCCCTGGGCGTTTTCGGCACCCTCACCGCCGACCAGGTCGTCGAGTACGGCAGCACCGCGCTCGCCGAGGCGGCGAAGCCGGTGCTGGGCCAGGCCGGCTACGTGCTCATGGTGATCACGGCGCTCTTCTCGACGACGGGCGCCGTCAACGCCGGGCTGTACCCGTCGATCGGGATGACGGCCCACCTCGCCTCGGTCGGACAGTTCCCGCCCGTCTTCGGCCGCTCGGTCGGGCGGTTCCCGGTCGGACTGCTCGTCATGGCGGCACTCGCGATCACGCTCGTCGTCGGCTTCGACGTGAACAAGATCGCCTCCATCGGCAGCGCGGTCGCGCTGCTGGTGTTCTCCGCCGTCACGGTCGCGCACTTCCGGCTGTTCCGCATCACCGGCGCCAGCATCGTCGTGCTGGTGATCGCACTCATCACGACGTTGGGCACCTTCATCGTGTTCTGCACCACGACTCTCGCCGAGGAGCCGACAAGCGCGATCGCACTCGTCGGCATCATCGCCCTGTCCATCATCATCGACTTCGTCTGGAAGGCCAGCGCCCGCCGTTCCAGGGCCTGAAAGTTAGCCGAGGACGACTCATTTTCTGGCTGGAATCTCTGGACTTCGACGATTCGATGTTGTTCGATTGAACTCCGGTTGGGTTGATGAGTGTGCAGGACGGGTGTGATCCAGTGGGCCGCAAGAAACCTCAGGAGCCGTCCTTCACCGAGACGCGAAGCCCGGGGGGAGTGATCGGCGGGCTGCTCGGCCTCGTGGCCGCCGCCATCGCCTGCGGGGTGCTCGTGGCCGGCGCCGTCACCCCCGTCGTCGCCCTGGGCGGCCTGGCCGCGAGCAACTCGATGGCCTACTTCGAGGGCCTCCCCGAGTACCTCGCCATCACCCCGCTCTCCCAGAAGAGCAACATCTACGCGATGCAGGCCGATGGCACGCCGCTTCTGCTCGCCTCGTTCTACGACCAGAACCGCGTCGAAGTGGGCTGGGACCAGGTGGGCCAGTTTGTCAAGGATGCGACGATCGCCGGCGAGGACCCGCGCTACTACGAGCACAACGGCATCGACGCCCAGGGCACGTTGCGCGCCGTGGCGATGACGGTGCTCGGCGACCAGATTCAGGGCGGTTCCTCGATCGCCCAGCAGTACGTCAAGAATGTGCGCGTGCAGACCTGCGAGCTCGAGGCCACAGAGGCGAAGCGGATGAGCTGTTACGACGAGGCGACCGCGACCTCCGCGTCGCGCAAGCTCAAGGAGATGCGCCTGGCGCTCGGGGTGGAGAAGCGGTACACCAAAGACGAGGTGCTGCTCGGCTACCTGAACATCGCCGGATTCGGCGGCCGGGTGTATGGCATCGAATCGGCAGCCAACTACTACTTCAACACCTCGGCATCCGCACTGACCCTCGCCCAGTCGGCCAGCCTGATGGCCATCGTCAACAACCCGGTGAAGTTCCAGCTGGACAACCCGGACAGCTTCTCGAACGGTGCCGCCAACGGCTACGCGGCCAATAGGACCAGGCGCGACTACATCCTCGACCAGATGCTGCGCTACGACAAGATCACCCAGCAGCAGCACGACGAGGCGGTCGCCGCCCCCATTGAGCCCCAGATCACGGAGCCGAGCACCGGCTGCCAGACGGCTGGCCCCTCCGCGTTCTTCTGCGACTACGTCAGCGCGGTGCTGCAGACGGACCCCGTCTTCGGGGCCGACGCCGACACCCGCCTGCTCAACTTCCGCCGCGGCGGCTACAACGTCTACACCACGCTCGACATGGAGCTGCAGAATGCGGCCACGCGCGCCATGGGCGAGAACGTGCCCCTGAGCTACCCGGGCTGGGACGTCGGAGGCGTCATCTCGAGTGTGGAGGTCGGCAGCGGCCGGGTGCTCGCGATGGTGCAGAACAAGGCGTACACCCAAGACCCGGCGGTCGCCGGCGCTGACCCCACGTACACCGCGCTCAACTACAACACCGACTACGACCAGGGTGGTTCCGGCGGCTTCCAGCCGGGTTCGGGGTACAAGGTGTTCACGCTGGCCGAGTGGTTGAAGGAGGGGCATTCGCTGAACGAGCGGGTCGACTCCCGGCCGAAGGCGAGCTGGGGCACCTTCAAAGACAGCTGCCTGGGGCCGCAGAACTACGACAGCGAGCACTGGAGTCCGAAGAACGACGCCAATGAGGCCGGCGCCAACTACACGGCGCTGCAGTCGACGCTGCAGTCGATCAACACCGGCTACATCGGCATGGCCAAGAAGATCGATCTCTGCGGCATCCGCAAGACGGCGGAGGCATTCGACATGCACAGGGCCGACGGCGAGCCGCTCGTGCAGAGCGCATCGGCGGTCATCGGCATCAACGAGGTCGCGCCGCTCAGTATGGCCGTCGCCTTCGCCGGCATCGCGAACAACGGCGTGACCTGCAGCGCCGTCGCGATCGATCGCATCGTCGACTCGAGCGGCGCAGAGCTGCCCGTGCCACAGTCCGTCTGCCAACAGTCGGTGACCCCGGATGTCGCCGCCGCCATGCATTTCGCCCTGCAAGGGGTGATGACCAGCGGCACTGCCACGCAGTCGTGGACGTCGACGTCGCCCCGCGTGCCCATGATCGGCAAGACCGGCACGACCGACGGCAACAAGGACACCTGGATGAACGGGGCGAGCAGCGAGGTCGCCACCGTTGCGGCCGTCGTCAGTGTGACGGGGGACGCCAACCAGCGGGCGACCTACTTCGACAGCGGGCTGGCATCCACGGCCAGGCACCGCATGTGGTCGGCGGTGATGTCGGTGGCGAACGCGAAGTACGGCGGCAACCCGTTCACCACCATCTCGCCGTCGACGGCGCTCCGGCCGAGCAACTAGATCTCGATGGACTCGCCCGGCGTGAGCGGGCTGAACTGCCCGCCGGCCTGTTCGGTGCTCCACGCGAGCCTGGCGTTGGAGAGCGCCTTGCCGGCGTCCGAGAGCAGCATCTCGTGCGTCGGGAAGCTGTGCCTCGGCGCGACCGCCTCGACGTAGTCCATCGCCTCCGACAGCTTCATCCAGGGGGCGGCGGCCGGCACGGCCAGCACCTCGACGAGCGTGTCGGCCGGAGCGTCGAAGGAGTCGCCGCCGTAGTAGAAGCGCCCGTTGACCAGTACCCCGACATTGTCGATCAGGGGGATCGAGCGGTGGATGAGCGCGTGCGTGCCGCCGAAGAAGCGCAGCTCGAAGCCGCCGACGACCACGCTGTCGCCGGCTGCGACCGGCTGCACCGGGATTCCGGCCGCGGCGGCAGCGGCCACGACGCCGGCCGGGCCGAACAGGGCGACCCCGGGGCTGGCGGCGCGGATGCGCTCCAGCTGCTCCGGCGTCCAGTGGTCATCGTGCAGATGGGTGATCACGACGGCGACGACCGAGGCGTCCGGCTCGATCGGGCGGGTGAACTTGCCCGGGTCGATGATGAGCGTCTCGCCCGCGTTCTCGATGATGACCGCCGCGTGTTCCAGTTTCGTGATGCGCATGCCCTTGAGCAAACACCGTGTCACCCCGAGCCGCAACACGCAGCGCCCAATTGGTGCCAGCCCGCCGATCACCCCCATAATCGGCCTATGCTTCCTGCACCTCTGCGCCTGACTGTGGCGATCAACCCGAATGCCTCCTTCGGGCGCCGCCGCGACGTCGGCCCGCGGGTCGCCGAGCGCTTGGCCGAGGCCGGCCACCAGGTGGCGATGCTGCGCGAGCCCAACCTCGAACTGCTCCGCCGGGAGGCAGAGGATGCCGTCGCCCACGGCACCGACGCGCTGATCGTCGTCGGCGGCGACGGCATGGTGTCGCTCGGCGCCAACCTGGTGGCCGGCACGGCGACGCCACTGGGCATCGTGGCATCCGGAACCGGCAACGACATGGCGAGGGCACTCGGGCTGCCGATCGACGACGCGGAGGCGGGCATCGACGTGCTGCTCGCGGCGCTGCAGCGGGAACCGCGCGTCATCGACGCGGCCCGGGTGCGGCACGGCGGCCTCACCACCTGGTTCTGCGGGGCCCTCTCCGCCGGCTTCGACGCGCGGGTGAACGAGCGCGCCAACCGGATGACGCGCCCGCGCGGGCCGAGCCGGTACACCATCGCGATGGTGCGCGAGCTGATGAGCTTCAAGCCGATCCGCTATTCGCTCGTCGTCGATGGCGTCGCCCGCGAGGTCAGCGCGATGCTCATTGCGGTGTCCAACGGGGTGTCGATCGGCGGCGGCATGAAGATCACCCCGGATGCCGAGCTCGACGACGGCGAGCTGGACCTGCTCATCGTCAGCGCACTCTCCAAGCCGCGGTTCCTGAAACTCTTCCCGCGGGTCTTCGCGGGGGAGCATGTGAGCGAGCCGGAGGTCGAGATCACCCGGGTGCGCACCGTGTCGCTGGCGGCGGCCGACGTCGTCGCCTACGCCGACGGGGAGCGGGTCGGGCCGCTGCCGCTCGACGTGGAGGTCGTTCCCGGCGCCCTGAGAATGCTGGTCTGAGCGATGCCGGGACCGGGCAAAACGCCCGGGACTGCATCAATTTGGAATGCCCCCACACCGTGTGACATACTTTTCAAGTTGCAAAAACGGCCCCATCGTTTAGCGGCCTAGGACACCGCCCTCTCACGGCGGCAGCACCGGTTCAAATCCGGTTGGGGTCACACAAGTCAGAAAGCCTCCGGTTCTCCGGAGGCTTTCTGCGTTTCCGGCGCAGTTTCGCGCTGGCTCTAGGCGCGCGCGGGGGAGCTCCCGCTGGTCGAGCCTGTCGCCCCCCGCGTTGGCTCGAGGGAGCTTGCGACCGAAGCCAACTCCGCCGCACCACCCCCGTTGGCTCGAGGGAGTGCCAGCGAGCGGCGCCGGATGCCGCGGGCTGCGGTTCTGGCCGAGCCGCTCACGGCTTCGGGCGCTGCGCTGCTCCTTCGTCGCGGCGCGGCGCCCTCGAGCCGACGTGCAGGGGAGCGCGGTGTGCACCCGGCAGTTCCCCGTGGTTGAGCCTGACGCCCCCGCCCGCCCCGCCGCGTTGGCTCGAGGGAGCCTGCGACCGAAGCCAACATCACGCGCTGGCTGCGACCCGATCGGGTCGGCTGTGGGGCTTCGCTCGTTCCTCGCTCAAGCCGACGTGTATCTCCGCGTTGGCTCGAGGGAGCTTGCGACCGAAGCCAACAGCCACCGCGACGGGGCGCGACCCGCCCGGGCTGCGCGTCGCCCGGCCCGCGAGAGCCCAGTGTTGGTGCGGGTCGATGGCCGCCCGTGTCGGAGCGGCACCGAAAGCTGTGGCATAATTGACGAGTTGCAAAAACGGCCCCATCGTTTAGCGGCCTAGGACACCGCCCTCTCACGGCGGCAGCACCGGTTCAAATCCGGTTGGGGTCACAACTCAGTTAGAAGGCCTCCGGTTCTCCGGAGGCCTTCTCTGCATATACCGGTACGAAACTGGGCATATACGGGTACGGAACAGGGGAGAACGAGACATGGCCGCGAACTCACA carries:
- a CDS encoding APC family permease: MSAPPGTKRMTVLQATFIGVGSMVGAGIFALLGAAGAVAGSAVWLSFLIAGIIAALQGYSFAKLGAQYPSGGGILTFLSRGFGEGHLTGIGSWLFFSAGSIVVAMIASSFGSYASSVVADGDPFWAKVLAVALVLVMTGLNAVGPTAVARVQSVIVIVVLGILVVFAAVTIATWNPALLAPSGYPAVQEIVASVALTFFAFLGFGVITFTAKDLPNPARQLPRAIYLAIAIATTIYVAVSLGVFGTLTADQVVEYGSTALAEAAKPVLGQAGYVLMVITALFSTTGAVNAGLYPSIGMTAHLASVGQFPPVFGRSVGRFPVGLLVMAALAITLVVGFDVNKIASIGSAVALLVFSAVTVAHFRLFRITGASIVVLVIALITTLGTFIVFCTTTLAEEPTSAIALVGIIALSIIIDFVWKASARRSRA
- a CDS encoding transglycosylase domain-containing protein, with product MSVQDGCDPVGRKKPQEPSFTETRSPGGVIGGLLGLVAAAIACGVLVAGAVTPVVALGGLAASNSMAYFEGLPEYLAITPLSQKSNIYAMQADGTPLLLASFYDQNRVEVGWDQVGQFVKDATIAGEDPRYYEHNGIDAQGTLRAVAMTVLGDQIQGGSSIAQQYVKNVRVQTCELEATEAKRMSCYDEATATSASRKLKEMRLALGVEKRYTKDEVLLGYLNIAGFGGRVYGIESAANYYFNTSASALTLAQSASLMAIVNNPVKFQLDNPDSFSNGAANGYAANRTRRDYILDQMLRYDKITQQQHDEAVAAPIEPQITEPSTGCQTAGPSAFFCDYVSAVLQTDPVFGADADTRLLNFRRGGYNVYTTLDMELQNAATRAMGENVPLSYPGWDVGGVISSVEVGSGRVLAMVQNKAYTQDPAVAGADPTYTALNYNTDYDQGGSGGFQPGSGYKVFTLAEWLKEGHSLNERVDSRPKASWGTFKDSCLGPQNYDSEHWSPKNDANEAGANYTALQSTLQSINTGYIGMAKKIDLCGIRKTAEAFDMHRADGEPLVQSASAVIGINEVAPLSMAVAFAGIANNGVTCSAVAIDRIVDSSGAELPVPQSVCQQSVTPDVAAAMHFALQGVMTSGTATQSWTSTSPRVPMIGKTGTTDGNKDTWMNGASSEVATVAAVVSVTGDANQRATYFDSGLASTARHRMWSAVMSVANAKYGGNPFTTISPSTALRPSN
- a CDS encoding MBL fold metallo-hydrolase; translation: MRITKLEHAAVIIENAGETLIIDPGKFTRPIEPDASVVAVVITHLHDDHWTPEQLERIRAASPGVALFGPAGVVAAAAAAGIPVQPVAAGDSVVVGGFELRFFGGTHALIHRSIPLIDNVGVLVNGRFYYGGDSFDAPADTLVEVLAVPAAAPWMKLSEAMDYVEAVAPRHSFPTHEMLLSDAGKALSNARLAWSTEQAGGQFSPLTPGESIEI
- a CDS encoding diacylglycerol/lipid kinase family protein, which gives rise to MLPAPLRLTVAINPNASFGRRRDVGPRVAERLAEAGHQVAMLREPNLELLRREAEDAVAHGTDALIVVGGDGMVSLGANLVAGTATPLGIVASGTGNDMARALGLPIDDAEAGIDVLLAALQREPRVIDAARVRHGGLTTWFCGALSAGFDARVNERANRMTRPRGPSRYTIAMVRELMSFKPIRYSLVVDGVAREVSAMLIAVSNGVSIGGGMKITPDAELDDGELDLLIVSALSKPRFLKLFPRVFAGEHVSEPEVEITRVRTVSLAAADVVAYADGERVGPLPLDVEVVPGALRMLV